The Pseudomonas oryzicola genomic sequence CAGCCTGCCGGACTGGTGCGCCCCCAGCGACCTTGGCATGATCGTGCAGTCAGCCTGCCTGGCCCATGACATCGGCAACCCTCCGTTCGGCCACTCCGGCGAAGATGCCATCCGCCACTGGTTCCAGCAGGCCGCCGGGCGCGGCTGGCTGGATGACATGAACGACGACGAGCGCGCCGACTTCCTCAACTTCGAAGGCAATGCCCAAGGGTTTCGTGTACTCACCCAGCTGGAATATCACCAGTTCGACGGCGGTACCCGGCTGACCTATGCCACCCTCGGCACCTACCTGAAATACCCATGGAGCGCGCGCCACGCCGACGCCCTGGGCTACAAGAAGCACAAGTTCGGCAGTTACCAGAGCGAACTGCCCCTGCTCGAGCAGATCGCCCGCAAGCTAGGCCTGCCGCAACTGGAACACCAACGCTGGGCACGCCACCCGCTGGTCTACCTGATGGAGGCCGCCGATGACATCTGCTATGCGCTGATCGACCTGGAAGACGGCCTGGAAATGGAGCTGCTGCAATACGCCGAAGTCGAAGCGCTGCTGCTCGACCTGGTCGGCGAAGACCTGCCGGAAACCTACCGCCAGCTCGGCCCGGGCGATTCCCGGCGGCGCAAGTTGGCCATCCTGCGCGGCAAGGCCATCGAACACCTGACCAACGCCGCCGCCCGTGCCTTCGTCGAGCAACAGCGGGCCTTGCTGGCCGGCCAGCTGGCGGGCGACCTGGTCGAACACATGCATGGCCCGGCCAAACGCTGCGTGCTGCAGGCCAAGGCCATGGCGCGCAACAAGATCTTCCAGGACAAGCGCAAGACTCTGCACGAGATCGGCGCCTATACCACCCTGGAAATCCTGCTGAACACCTTCTGTGGCGCGGCCCTCGAACAGCATGGCGGGCGCACGCCCTCGTTCAAGAGCCGCCGGGTGCTGGACCTGATCGGCAACAATGCCCCTGACCCGCACGGCTCCCTGCACAGTGCCTTCCTACGCATGATCGACTTCATCGCCGGGATGACCGACAGCTATGCCAGCGAAATGGCTCGCGAAATGACCGGGCGCTCCAGCCCGGTCTGAACCGTACCGGTGCAGCCCGGGCACGCCCGGTGCTGCCGTCCCCGCCTGAAGGAAACTTCCTACATATACACCCGACAGACCAAACAATATGATTAAAGATAAATGTTTGGTTACCAAACTTGTTTTGACATCGTACTGACCCTGCCTATTTCGTAGCCAGATTTGTTTTATCTTGTAAGCCATTTCCCATATAGGGTTAATAGCCCATCCTCGCATGCCCGATGACTTCCAACTGCGTTAAGGTGCCGCCTGTCACCTCAATCGCCCGCAGGAAGTTGAACATGCAATCCATATTTATTGTCGACGACCATCCTGTCATCCGCCTGGCTGTGCGTATGTTGCTGGAGAACCAGAACTACAAAGTCGTCGGCGAGTCGGACAACGGCGTGGACGCCATGCAGATGATTCGCGAAACCAACCCCGACCTGGTCATTCTCGACATCAGCATTCCCAAGCTGGACGGGCTGGAGGTGCTCTCCCGCTTCCAGGCCATGGCGTTGCCATTGAAGGTTCTGGTATTGACCGCACAATCACCGGCATTGTTTGCCGTACGCTGCATGCATTCGGGTGCCGCAGGCTATGTGTGCAAGCAGGAAGACTTGAGCGAACTGCTCAGTGCAATCAAGGCGGTGCTGGCCGGTTATAACTATTTCCCCAGCCAGGCGATAAAGC encodes the following:
- a CDS encoding deoxyguanosinetriphosphate triphosphohydrolase; this encodes MDWHTLLTRERLGKALYSADELGRSPFHKDHDRIIFSGAFRRLGRKTQVHPVSSNDHIHTRLTHSLEVSCVGRSLGMRVGETLRDSLPDWCAPSDLGMIVQSACLAHDIGNPPFGHSGEDAIRHWFQQAAGRGWLDDMNDDERADFLNFEGNAQGFRVLTQLEYHQFDGGTRLTYATLGTYLKYPWSARHADALGYKKHKFGSYQSELPLLEQIARKLGLPQLEHQRWARHPLVYLMEAADDICYALIDLEDGLEMELLQYAEVEALLLDLVGEDLPETYRQLGPGDSRRRKLAILRGKAIEHLTNAAARAFVEQQRALLAGQLAGDLVEHMHGPAKRCVLQAKAMARNKIFQDKRKTLHEIGAYTTLEILLNTFCGAALEQHGGRTPSFKSRRVLDLIGNNAPDPHGSLHSAFLRMIDFIAGMTDSYASEMAREMTGRSSPV
- a CDS encoding response regulator transcription factor, producing MQSIFIVDDHPVIRLAVRMLLENQNYKVVGESDNGVDAMQMIRETNPDLVILDISIPKLDGLEVLSRFQAMALPLKVLVLTAQSPALFAVRCMHSGAAGYVCKQEDLSELLSAIKAVLAGYNYFPSQAIKHNQAVDADLQLFRQVNDRELMVLQLFAQGRSNKEIAKGMFLSSKTVSTYKKRLMHKLQVDTLVDLIEMAKRNALV